The genomic DNA TCCACCGGCTATGGTTCCCTTAATGAGAGTGTCGAGTTCTTCATCTCCCCGAATAGCAAGCTGCAAGTGTCTCGGGGTTATACGTTTAACCTTTAGATCCTTGCTTGCATTACCTGCCAACTCCAGCACTTCTGCAGTCAGATACTCCAGTATTGCTGCTGTATAAACTGCAGCTGTTGCTCCAACCCTTCCATTTGCAGAAACCCTCGTCTTCAAAAGCCTGTGAATACGACCCACTGGAAACTGCAATAAACAAACGAATAACATCTAGAAATGAGAGCCAGAGAGAACAGTAATAGTTTCTGAGATGAACAACATAT from Apium graveolens cultivar Ventura chromosome 5, ASM990537v1, whole genome shotgun sequence includes the following:
- the LOC141661890 gene encoding putative histone H2A variant 3, with translation MSGKGAKGLVSAAGKAPSSKTLNKDKKKATTRSVRAGLQFPVGRIHRLLKTRVSANGRVGATAAVYTAAILEYLTAEVLELAGNASKDLKVKRITPRHLQLAIRGDEELDTLIKGTIAGGGVIPHIHKSLINKSSKE